The Chloroflexota bacterium genome contains a region encoding:
- the folK gene encoding 2-amino-4-hydroxy-6-hydroxymethyldihydropteridine diphosphokinase yields the protein MSAPVAVYLALGSNLGNRERNITRAAELLRERIADLRLSSIYDTVPEGYTAQPRFLNAVCAGKTALSPQALLDFAKQLERHMGRVPGGPPMSPRPLDIDILYYGDAVINTPPLVIPHPRMAARAFVVVPLAELDPDVTHPVLGKTARELADAVRGQADIKLFDREAAYWAGLKRGKQRIPLRDS from the coding sequence ATGAGCGCCCCCGTCGCCGTCTACCTGGCCCTGGGCTCCAACCTGGGCAACCGCGAGCGCAACATCACCCGCGCCGCCGAGCTCCTCCGGGAGCGCATCGCCGATCTGCGCCTCTCCTCCATCTATGACACCGTGCCGGAAGGCTACACCGCTCAGCCACGCTTCCTCAATGCCGTCTGCGCCGGCAAAACGGCGCTCTCTCCCCAGGCATTGCTGGACTTTGCGAAGCAGCTGGAGCGCCACATGGGGCGCGTTCCCGGCGGCCCTCCCATGAGCCCCCGCCCTTTGGATATTGACATCCTCTACTACGGCGATGCGGTCATCAACACGCCGCCGCTCGTCATCCCGCACCCGCGCATGGCCGCCCGCGCCTTCGTCGTCGTTCCCCTGGCGGAGCTCGACCCGGATGTGACGCATCCCGTGCTCGGCAAGACCGCGCGTGAACTTGCCGATGCCGTCCGCGGACAGGCGGACATCAAACTCTTCGATCGGGAGGCGGCCTACTGGGCCGGGCTCAAGCGCGGCAAACAGCGCATCCCGCTGAGGGACAGCTAG
- a CDS encoding NAD(P)-dependent oxidoreductase, with protein MIKGETILITGAAGRVAFPIARELAKYNRVYGMARFRNPADREKLAAHGVIPVQKDLGKASFDDLPGDVTYIFHAGAAISKEAALDWQWAFEVNAHATGRLMSRYKGGRLKGFLYCSTGSQYDYQGQRPLKESDRPGLHNHNYSLSKIAGEAVVNFACNEFKMPATIIRIFSTYGPTGGAPYDRMKAIVEGREVALYKERPNNYNPIFEDDYVNLGIKAMEAAHVPALTVNWSGSETVSAEDYCEYIGKLVGKKPKIVYNDTAYWPIWPDTTLMHQVLGRTKVNWKDGFKRMVRAAYPDMQLNEAD; from the coding sequence ATGATCAAAGGCGAAACGATCCTCATCACCGGGGCGGCCGGCCGCGTCGCCTTCCCCATCGCGCGGGAGCTCGCCAAGTACAACCGCGTCTACGGCATGGCGCGCTTCCGCAACCCCGCCGACCGCGAGAAGCTGGCGGCCCACGGCGTCATCCCCGTCCAAAAAGACCTGGGCAAGGCCTCCTTCGACGACCTCCCCGGCGACGTCACCTATATCTTTCACGCCGGGGCCGCCATCAGCAAGGAGGCCGCCCTGGATTGGCAGTGGGCCTTTGAAGTGAACGCCCACGCCACCGGGCGCCTCATGTCGCGTTACAAAGGCGGCAGGCTCAAGGGCTTCCTCTACTGCTCCACCGGCTCCCAGTACGATTACCAGGGCCAGCGCCCCTTAAAGGAGTCGGACAGGCCCGGCCTCCACAACCACAACTACAGCCTCTCTAAGATCGCCGGAGAGGCGGTGGTCAACTTCGCCTGCAACGAGTTCAAGATGCCGGCGACCATCATCCGCATCTTCTCCACTTACGGCCCCACCGGCGGCGCGCCCTACGACCGCATGAAGGCCATCGTGGAAGGCCGCGAAGTGGCCCTCTACAAGGAGCGGCCGAACAACTACAACCCTATCTTTGAGGACGACTACGTTAACCTGGGCATCAAGGCGATGGAGGCGGCCCACGTCCCGGCCCTGACGGTGAACTGGTCCGGCAGCGAGACCGTGAGCGCCGAGGACTACTGCGAATACATCGGGAAGCTGGTGGGGAAGAAGCCCAAGATCGTCTATAACGACACCGCCTATTGGCCCATCTGGCCCGATACCACCCTCATGCACCAGGTCCTGGGCAGGACCAAGGTCAACTGGAAGGACGGCTTCAAGCGCATGGTGCGGGCCGCCTATCCCGATATGCAGCTGAATGAGGCGGACTAG
- a CDS encoding Trm112 family protein: MKRALVAKLRCPSCASPLRLETGESGDEVGVGSLGCTGCKESYPIADGIPVLLPPDLRQASMGKG, from the coding sequence ATGAAGCGCGCCCTGGTTGCGAAGCTGCGCTGCCCCTCCTGCGCAAGTCCCTTGCGCCTGGAGACGGGCGAGAGCGGCGACGAGGTGGGTGTCGGGAGCCTCGGCTGCACGGGGTGCAAGGAGAGCTACCCGATCGCCGATGGGATACCGGTGCTGCTGCCGCCGGACCTGCGCCAGGCGAGCATGGGGAAGGGCTAG
- a CDS encoding 3-hydroxybutyryl-CoA dehydrogenase has product MRENTVGVIGAGTMGAGIAQVAAQAGKHVLLCDVSIERANAAIAGIKSGMAKRVAQQKMAQADLDKTMANLKAVPGLASLKECGIVVEVVFEEFEVKKKTYAELAPHLGPDTLLCTNTSTIAITKLATAVKNPERFVGTHYFNPVPAMRLVEVIHGVRTGQAAVDQAVAFCKAIGKTPVVVKDSPAFIVNRIVGPMMNEACFLLMEGVATKEDIDTAVKLGLNHPMGPFELADLVGLDICLHEIELMYEQFADSKYRPAPLLKQMVMAGYLGRKTGKGFYDYPAKA; this is encoded by the coding sequence ATGAGAGAAAACACCGTAGGCGTCATCGGCGCCGGGACCATGGGCGCAGGCATCGCGCAGGTCGCCGCCCAGGCCGGGAAACACGTCCTCCTCTGCGATGTCTCCATCGAGCGGGCCAACGCCGCCATAGCGGGCATCAAGAGCGGCATGGCCAAGCGCGTCGCCCAGCAGAAGATGGCCCAGGCCGACCTGGACAAGACGATGGCGAACCTGAAGGCCGTCCCCGGGCTGGCGAGCCTGAAGGAATGCGGCATCGTCGTCGAAGTCGTCTTTGAAGAGTTCGAGGTGAAGAAGAAGACCTACGCCGAGCTCGCGCCCCACCTGGGGCCGGATACCCTCCTCTGCACCAACACCTCCACCATCGCCATCACCAAGCTCGCCACGGCGGTCAAGAACCCGGAGCGCTTCGTCGGCACCCACTATTTCAACCCGGTGCCCGCCATGCGCCTGGTGGAAGTGATCCACGGCGTCAGGACGGGCCAGGCGGCGGTGGACCAGGCCGTCGCCTTCTGCAAGGCGATCGGCAAGACGCCGGTGGTGGTCAAGGACTCGCCCGCCTTCATCGTGAACCGCATCGTCGGGCCGATGATGAACGAGGCCTGCTTCCTCCTGATGGAGGGCGTCGCGACCAAGGAAGATATTGATACGGCGGTGAAGCTGGGCCTGAACCACCCGATGGGCCCCTTCGAGCTGGCCGACCTGGTGGGGCTCGATATCTGCCTCCATGAGATCGAGCTGATGTATGAGCAGTTCGCCGACTCCAAGTACCGCCCCGCGCCCCTGCTCAAGCAGATGGTGATGGCCGGCTACCTGGGGCGCAAGACCGGCAAGGGCTTCTACGACTACCCGGCCAAGGCCTGA
- a CDS encoding SDR family oxidoreductase, translating to MISLQSYSLQGKTAIVTGAGQGIGKGIAEALAALGANIVIAEQNPTTCKQTADALKAKGHKALGIVTDVLSAASVDAMVKAAVKEFGQIDILVNNAGGMGKTRPKPLVQMTEEDWDFNWALNAKAHYITIHAIAPVMVKQGKGGAIVNIASIGGSIGHENLTPYGSAKASLINMTAAVAGELGPHGIRVTAVSPGTIVTPLTQAAEPLRQGFTEKTAEMTPLRRLGNPDDIAGAVAFLCSPAASFITGVNLLVDGGRLACARIPVNPQF from the coding sequence ATGATTTCACTCCAGTCCTACTCCCTCCAAGGCAAGACGGCCATCGTCACCGGCGCGGGCCAGGGCATCGGCAAGGGCATCGCCGAAGCGCTGGCGGCCCTGGGGGCGAACATCGTCATCGCCGAGCAGAACCCCACCACCTGCAAGCAGACGGCCGATGCGCTGAAGGCCAAGGGCCACAAGGCCCTCGGCATCGTCACGGACGTGCTGAGCGCCGCCTCCGTGGACGCGATGGTCAAAGCCGCCGTCAAGGAGTTCGGTCAGATAGACATCCTGGTGAACAACGCCGGCGGCATGGGCAAGACGCGCCCCAAGCCCCTGGTGCAGATGACGGAAGAGGACTGGGACTTCAATTGGGCGCTCAACGCCAAGGCCCATTACATCACCATCCACGCCATCGCGCCTGTGATGGTGAAGCAGGGCAAGGGCGGCGCCATCGTCAACATCGCCTCCATCGGCGGCTCCATAGGCCATGAGAACCTCACGCCCTACGGCTCGGCCAAGGCCAGCCTCATCAACATGACCGCCGCCGTCGCCGGCGAGCTCGGCCCCCACGGCATCCGCGTCACCGCCGTCTCCCCGGGCACCATCGTCACACCCCTCACCCAGGCCGCCGAGCCCCTGCGCCAGGGCTTCACCGAGAAGACCGCCGAGATGACGCCGCTGCGCCGCCTGGGCAACCCGGACGATATCGCAGGCGCCGTCGCCTTCCTCTGCTCGCCCGCGGCGAGCTTCATCACCGGCGTCAACCTGCTCGTGGATGGCGGCCGCCTCGCCTGCGCCCGCATCCCCGTCAACCCGCAGTTCTAG